A stretch of Lathyrus oleraceus cultivar Zhongwan6 chromosome 6, CAAS_Psat_ZW6_1.0, whole genome shotgun sequence DNA encodes these proteins:
- the LOC127091326 gene encoding cysteine-rich receptor-like protein kinase 29, with protein MSILSLTPLSFLCNLFLITILLTSKSKADNNDQNFHYFCDQNNDRGNYITGDTYHNNLRIAFMHLTHTSKLDYGFSNTIYGQSNDKVNLIGICRGDLNPEDCRKCLIGSKFNLTQACPNKKEAIGWYEDEKCMLRYSDRSILGLNEIGPAYFAWNLNNATLADQFNVVVKQLLNDLKSKAIKGDSNRKYVVGTLPGPSSGEIIYGLVQCTPDLSGPQCDDCLISSIAEVSRCCSNRIGARIVRPSCNLRFETSYQFYQPSAALASNLP; from the coding sequence ATGTCTATTCTCTCTTTAACTCCACTCTCCTTTCTTTGTAATCTCTTTCTCATCACTATCCTTCTAACATCTAAATCCAAAGCAGACAACAACGACCAAAACTTCCACTACTTCTGTGACCAAAACAACGACAGAGGTAACTACATAACCGGTGACACCTACCACAACAACCTCAGAATCGCTTTTATGCACCTCACTCACACCTCAAAACTCGACTACGGTTTCAGCAACACCATTTACGGCCAAAGCAACGACAAAGTAAACCTGATAGGAATATGTAGAGGAGACCTTAATCCTGAAGACTGTCGCAAATGCCTCATTGGTTCTAAATTCAATCTCACACAAGCGTGTCCAAACAAAAAAGAAGCAATTGGTTGGTACGAGGACGAGAAATGCATGTTACGTTATTCAGACCGTTCGATTTTAGGCTTAAACGAAATCGGACCGGCTTATTTTGCATGGAACTTGAACAACGCAACGTTGGCAGATCAATTTAATGTTGTTGTGAAACAGTTGTTGAATGATTTAAAAAGCAAAGCTATAAAAGGTGACTCGAATCGTAAGTATGTTGTGGGAACATTGCCAGGTCCTAGTAGTGGTGAAATAATATATGGTCTTGTTCAGTGTACACCTGATTTGAGTGGTCCACAGTGTGATGATTGTTTGATTTCATCTATTGCTGAAGTTTCGAGATGTTGCAGTAATAGGATTGGTGCTAGAATTGTTAGGCCGAGTTGTAATTTGAGATTTGAAACTTCGTATCAGTTCTATCAACCATCAGCAGCACTGGCTTCAAATCTGCCATGA
- the LOC127096226 gene encoding uncharacterized protein LOC127096226, producing the protein MNHPNGYSPANLSIFNGKNYENWCKQMKVIFCYQDLWNLVENGVTPIREHATNEENNAYKDLKKKDYKALFLIHQCVDPDNFEKVGDIDSAKEAWDILEKSLGGVEKVKNVSLANFEAYSKELAAKTLLQKNARNYSDPEPYINTEHSWEEDSSSQLEETLTQFIKMIQLNFEKINRHQETVRSKMETSFENLDRQLGQVSSQLALVLRSSGDLYENMLDSPRDVYT; encoded by the exons ATGAATCATCCAAACGGATATTCTCCAGCGAATCTTTCAATCTTTAATGGTAAGAATTACGAAAATTGGTGTAAGCAGATGAAGGTTATTTTTTGCTATCAAGATCTTTGGAATCTTGTGGAGAATGGAGTAACACCAATTAGAGAACATGCTACAAATGAAGAAAATAATGCATACAAAGActtgaagaagaaagattataagGCTCTATTTTtaattcatcaatgtgttgatccagacaactttgagaaagttggtgatATTGATTCAGCAAAGGAAGCATGGGACATCCTGGAAAAATCACTTGGAGGCGTTGAGAAAGTGAAGAATGTGAG CTTGGCAAATTTTGAAGCTTATTCAAAAGAACTTGCAGCAAAAACTCTACTTCAAAAAAATGCGAGAAATTATTCAGATCCAGAACCTTATATCAACACTGAGCATTCATGGGAGGAGGATTCATCATCTCAACTTGAAGAAACCTTGACCCAGTTTATAAAGATGATTCAACTCAATTTTGAGAAAATTAACAGGCATCAAGAAACAGTGCGAAGTAAAATGGAAACATCCTTCGAGAATTTAGACAGACAACTTGGTCAAGTATCTAGTCAATTAGCATTAGTACTGAGATCTAGTGGGGATTTATATGAAAATATGTTAGATAGTCCTAGAGATGTGTATACTTAA